From Butyricimonas paravirosa, one genomic window encodes:
- the rbfA gene encoding 30S ribosome-binding factor RbfA, producing the protein MDSIRQNKVGRLIQRDLSEMFQKECKEFTAGAMLSVTAVRVSPDMSYARVYLSIFPSNLTEKVLESLAEKNKSIRFILGKKIGKQTRIIPELKFFVDDSLDYIDKIDSLLKQ; encoded by the coding sequence ATGGACTCAATTAGACAAAATAAGGTTGGCCGCTTAATCCAACGAGACCTAAGCGAAATGTTTCAGAAAGAGTGTAAAGAATTCACCGCAGGTGCCATGTTATCCGTTACTGCAGTGCGAGTTAGTCCGGATATGTCATACGCCAGAGTTTACCTCAGTATCTTCCCTTCGAACCTGACGGAAAAGGTACTGGAGAGCTTGGCAGAAAAAAACAAAAGCATCCGTTTTATCCTCGGAAAAAAGATCGGCAAACAGACACGAATCATTCCGGAGCTTAAATTTTTCGTGGATGACAGCCTCGATTACATCGACAAAATCGATTCCCTGTTGAAACAATAG
- a CDS encoding COG3014 family protein, translated as MINIHYPYFKRNKIGIHKPYGPYKLYKPYKLLGLLLVFLFSGCATWYQRTADFQAAVNTGNFEKANKLLDKDKKQATGKNRILYYLNKGYVEFMLGNPTNSNQYFETAENLIDEYHSNVGAEAAALVTNPEARPYRPEDFEVIMINFYKALNYIDLNDMEGALVEVRKINIKLNQLNDKYPDNKNRYQRDAFAHLLMGLIYDATGDDNNAFIAYRNAYEVYQSDYIKNFGVKAPEQLKQDLMRTAYNCGFMTELKQYEKEFNTTYAHTPTPADGQLVFFWLNGMGPVKAEWSINFIKQKRGDGAIVFHNESLGLTFPFFFGSGYSDDEKQSIADLQTLRVAFPKYMERPPLYATGTLVTDNHSYPLELAENINEIAFKTLRDRMVREFSNSLLRVAAKKGLEYSARKQNEWLGFAVGIANSLTEKADTRNWQTLPYSISYTRLPLSAGTNTLTLRLNARNGSQHTEQFSIEGGGRKTRFHVFQTMDSRQ; from the coding sequence ATGATAAATATTCATTATCCATACTTTAAAAGAAATAAAATCGGGATTCATAAACCTTATGGACCTTATAAACTTTATAAACCTTATAAACTCCTAGGACTTCTTCTCGTTTTTCTTTTCTCCGGATGCGCCACTTGGTACCAGCGAACGGCAGATTTCCAAGCAGCCGTCAACACGGGAAATTTCGAGAAAGCAAACAAACTCCTAGATAAAGATAAAAAACAAGCCACGGGTAAAAACCGTATCCTCTATTATCTCAACAAAGGATACGTGGAATTCATGCTCGGCAATCCCACCAACAGCAATCAATACTTCGAGACCGCCGAGAACTTGATTGACGAGTATCACAGTAATGTCGGGGCTGAAGCCGCGGCATTGGTGACCAACCCGGAAGCCCGTCCCTACCGACCAGAAGATTTCGAGGTCATCATGATTAACTTCTACAAGGCCTTGAACTACATCGACCTGAATGACATGGAAGGCGCCCTGGTCGAGGTTCGCAAAATCAATATCAAACTCAACCAGCTAAACGACAAGTATCCCGATAATAAAAATCGCTATCAACGAGATGCTTTTGCCCATCTGCTAATGGGCTTGATCTACGATGCCACGGGGGACGACAACAACGCTTTTATAGCCTACCGAAATGCCTACGAGGTCTATCAATCCGACTACATCAAGAACTTCGGAGTGAAAGCCCCGGAGCAATTGAAACAGGACTTGATGCGTACCGCTTATAACTGTGGCTTCATGACGGAATTAAAACAATACGAGAAAGAGTTCAACACGACATACGCCCACACCCCGACACCCGCGGACGGGCAACTCGTGTTTTTCTGGCTAAACGGCATGGGTCCGGTAAAGGCAGAATGGAGCATCAATTTTATCAAACAAAAAAGAGGAGACGGAGCGATTGTATTCCACAACGAATCCCTCGGGCTTACCTTCCCTTTCTTCTTCGGTTCGGGATACAGTGACGACGAAAAACAAAGCATTGCCGATCTGCAAACCCTGCGTGTTGCATTCCCCAAATACATGGAACGTCCCCCGCTTTATGCCACGGGAACTCTCGTGACGGACAATCACTCGTACCCGCTAGAACTTGCCGAAAACATCAATGAAATTGCATTCAAAACCTTACGGGACCGAATGGTACGGGAATTTTCAAATTCTCTTCTTCGGGTTGCAGCCAAAAAAGGATTGGAATATTCTGCCCGTAAGCAAAACGAATGGCTAGGCTTTGCCGTCGGTATCGCTAACAGCCTCACTGAAAAAGCCGATACCCGCAACTGGCAAACACTACCTTACTCGATTTCCTACACCCGACTGCCCTTATCAGCCGGAACTAATACTCTAACACTTCGTCTAAATGCCCGAAACGGCTCCCAGCACACCGAACAATTCTCCATCGAAGGCGGAGGACGTAAAACCCGTTTTCACGTCTTCCAAACAATGGATTCCAGACAATAA
- a CDS encoding VanZ family protein, which yields MIPRKYSLLWRNIIWAGVIFFLCAIPSDSIPDPKLNIPHLDKVVHFGMFFIMSIFLCSELRYQTRLSLQKIYLIAIGFSFIYGGLIEVLQFKYFNRGGDWWDLFADVLGGVAGCLLYPTAKKQKDKLVDYLYKKLKSRKEV from the coding sequence ATGATTCCACGCAAATACTCTTTATTATGGAGGAATATCATCTGGGCAGGAGTAATCTTTTTCTTATGCGCTATTCCATCCGACTCGATCCCTGATCCGAAATTAAATATCCCCCACCTTGACAAGGTGGTACATTTCGGAATGTTCTTTATCATGTCGATATTCCTGTGCAGCGAACTCCGCTATCAGACTCGATTGTCTCTACAAAAAATCTACCTGATCGCCATCGGGTTCAGTTTCATCTACGGGGGACTTATCGAAGTCCTGCAATTCAAATATTTCAACCGGGGCGGAGACTGGTGGGATCTGTTTGCCGACGTTCTCGGGGGAGTGGCTGGTTGCCTGCTATATCCCACGGCGAAAAAACAGAAAGACAAGCTTGTTGATTATCTATACAAGAAACTAAAAAGCCGGAAAGAAGTATAA
- a CDS encoding aldo/keto reductase, translating into MKTITFRNGDPMPLFGLGTYQSKANELHDAIISALKDGYRLIDCAAYYKNEEIIGAALQETFTSGLVKREKLFITSKLWNNNHAPEHVEEALRKTLHDLRLDYLDLYLIHWPIALKHDIEYPRQASDLLSLEECPLTETWKAMEQMQAKGLCRHIGVSNFSIPKLKELIAVAKNKPEMNQVEMHPYLQQNELFRFCQSEGIYLTAYSPLGRNLPIKNKPGLTNEPIITDLAKKYNCTPAQVIIAWGVQRGIVIIPKSVHPERIKENIKSLDINISPEDMTKIATLNSHTRMTDGSAWIFPDGPYTMKNIWDEK; encoded by the coding sequence ATGAAAACAATTACATTTAGAAACGGGGACCCCATGCCCCTCTTCGGGTTAGGAACCTATCAATCCAAGGCAAACGAACTACACGACGCCATCATTAGCGCGCTGAAAGACGGGTACAGGCTGATTGACTGTGCCGCCTATTATAAAAATGAAGAAATCATCGGGGCTGCCCTGCAAGAAACATTCACGTCCGGACTCGTGAAACGGGAAAAACTTTTCATCACGTCCAAATTATGGAATAATAACCACGCCCCGGAACACGTGGAAGAAGCTCTTCGAAAGACGTTGCACGATCTCCGGCTGGACTACTTGGACCTGTACCTGATTCACTGGCCGATAGCGCTGAAACATGACATCGAATACCCGCGACAAGCATCCGATTTACTTTCCCTCGAAGAATGTCCCCTCACGGAGACTTGGAAAGCGATGGAACAAATGCAAGCAAAAGGGCTGTGCAGGCATATCGGGGTTTCGAATTTCAGCATCCCGAAATTGAAAGAACTGATCGCCGTGGCGAAAAACAAGCCCGAAATGAACCAGGTAGAAATGCATCCTTACTTGCAACAAAATGAATTATTCCGATTCTGTCAGTCCGAGGGAATTTACTTGACGGCTTATTCCCCTCTCGGACGTAATTTGCCCATCAAAAACAAGCCCGGGCTGACCAATGAACCGATTATTACCGATTTGGCAAAAAAATATAATTGCACTCCGGCACAAGTTATCATTGCTTGGGGAGTACAACGAGGGATCGTAATTATCCCAAAATCAGTTCACCCGGAGCGAATCAAAGAAAACATTAAATCACTGGACATCAACATTTCGCCAGAGGATATGACCAAAATTGCCACCCTCAACTCACACACCCGAATGACCGACGGCTCGGCTTGGATTTTCCCCGACGGACCGTATACGATGAAAAATATTTGGGATGAAAAATGA
- a CDS encoding ABC transporter permease yields the protein MNLSIFIARRYLFSKKKQNAINIISIISMVGVAIGTTALIVVLSVFNGIDTLLTEATDSFTPDLTISPTKGKFITKDSILIDQLTQMPEVASCDPVVEENSLVKFGDKLIPVVVKGVDSTYAEHVNILPSIVSGIYSLEKDGKPAVVMGYGIAAALKIRLGTLSPVTFYYPDRKASSASSSALNSQQIYPLGIFSAQQDIDGKYVITGIETARELFGVPGQISKIEIKLKDPNQIESLKEKLSVQIQPTYKVENKYDLNRSFYAMMKSEKLAVFLILLFILLIASFNIIGSVSMLIIDKKEDIGIYQALGMTKEKIISIFKLEGNLITGFGALIGLALGTILCLLQEYYGFITLGNGSYIVSAYPVKVIASDILIIMITVIAIGYLASHFPVKYLVNKIVKS from the coding sequence ATGAATCTGTCGATATTCATTGCACGGAGATACCTGTTTTCAAAAAAGAAACAGAATGCCATAAACATCATTTCCATCATTAGCATGGTCGGTGTAGCGATTGGCACTACGGCTCTTATTGTCGTACTCTCCGTGTTCAACGGAATCGACACGCTCCTCACGGAAGCAACGGACAGCTTCACCCCGGATCTCACGATTTCCCCGACAAAAGGAAAATTCATCACGAAAGACTCCATTTTGATCGACCAACTGACCCAAATGCCGGAAGTCGCCTCCTGTGATCCCGTCGTGGAAGAAAATTCCCTCGTGAAATTCGGGGATAAATTAATCCCGGTGGTCGTGAAGGGGGTAGACTCGACTTATGCCGAACACGTGAATATACTCCCTTCCATTGTTAGTGGCATCTACTCGCTCGAAAAGGACGGTAAACCTGCCGTCGTCATGGGCTATGGCATCGCGGCTGCCTTAAAAATCAGATTAGGAACGCTTTCTCCCGTCACGTTCTATTACCCGGATCGAAAAGCGTCTTCCGCATCAAGCTCGGCACTAAACAGCCAGCAAATATACCCGCTCGGGATATTTTCCGCACAACAAGACATTGACGGTAAATACGTGATCACCGGAATAGAAACAGCAAGGGAGTTGTTCGGGGTTCCGGGACAAATCTCCAAAATAGAGATAAAATTAAAAGACCCCAATCAGATAGAATCATTAAAAGAAAAACTATCCGTCCAAATACAACCGACATACAAAGTCGAGAATAAATATGACTTGAACCGTTCCTTTTATGCCATGATGAAATCGGAAAAACTGGCCGTCTTCCTGATCTTGTTATTTATCCTGTTAATCGCCTCCTTCAATATCATCGGTTCCGTATCGATGCTAATTATTGACAAAAAAGAAGACATCGGGATTTATCAAGCTCTAGGGATGACCAAAGAAAAAATAATCTCGATTTTCAAGCTGGAAGGCAACCTGATTACCGGATTCGGGGCATTGATCGGTCTGGCATTAGGGACCATATTATGCCTGCTACAAGAATACTACGGGTTCATCACTCTCGGCAACGGGAGCTACATCGTCAGCGCTTACCCGGTGAAAGTCATCGCATCGGATATTCTGATTATCATGATCACGGTGATTGCCATCGGTTACCTAGCCTCGCATTTCCCGGTAAAATACCTCGTGAACAAAATCGTCAAATCATAA
- a CDS encoding N-acetylmuramoyl-L-alanine amidase-like domain-containing protein translates to MKNLVLLFLITFSFGAFAYSPADSVYRKDQTLLKHFFEYANKKEIAKLPINEKVVAIGRYFLETPYVGGTLDINPQEKLVVNLREFDCVTFVDNVIALARLDKYEEQSIPQFQKNLQEIRYRNGKIADYTSRLHYSSDWLYEMTCLNLLEDITKEKGGIPFPNKVSFISQNWKKYPALIQDSTLITKIIDIEKTINGRAYYYIPKEKVLPFAGQIKTGDIILITTKKKGLDTAHVGIAIENEGQIYLLHASVSDKKVSVTTETLPDYLQRITSHSGIMIGRLINFKSN, encoded by the coding sequence ATGAAGAATTTAGTCCTTCTATTCCTGATCACCTTTTCATTCGGGGCTTTCGCTTACTCTCCCGCTGATTCCGTGTACCGGAAAGATCAAACTTTGCTAAAACATTTCTTTGAATACGCCAATAAAAAGGAAATAGCCAAACTCCCGATCAACGAGAAAGTTGTCGCCATCGGACGCTATTTTCTCGAAACGCCTTACGTGGGAGGGACATTGGACATCAATCCCCAAGAGAAGCTGGTTGTCAACCTGCGAGAATTTGACTGCGTGACTTTCGTCGATAATGTCATCGCCCTGGCACGCCTAGATAAATACGAAGAACAAAGTATTCCCCAATTCCAAAAGAATTTACAAGAGATTCGGTACCGGAACGGGAAGATAGCAGACTACACGTCACGCCTGCATTACTCTTCCGACTGGCTATACGAGATGACCTGCCTGAACCTTCTGGAAGACATCACGAAAGAAAAAGGAGGTATCCCTTTCCCCAACAAAGTATCTTTCATCTCCCAAAACTGGAAAAAGTACCCGGCTCTAATACAGGATTCCACCCTCATTACAAAAATAATTGATATTGAAAAGACTATTAACGGCAGGGCATATTACTATATCCCGAAAGAAAAAGTACTCCCTTTCGCGGGACAAATCAAAACCGGGGATATTATACTGATCACCACGAAGAAAAAAGGACTCGACACGGCTCACGTGGGCATTGCCATTGAAAATGAGGGACAAATATACCTGCTCCACGCCTCGGTTTCCGACAAAAAAGTGTCCGTCACGACAGAAACACTCCCCGATTACTTACAACGAATCACGTCACATTCCGGCATAATGATCGGTCGTCTCATCAATTTTAAATCTAATTAA
- a CDS encoding peptidylprolyl isomerase — protein MYKLLTLSLLSLTLTLLPLTSKSQEKEPVVLIETNMGNLKAKLYNDTPLHRDNFIRLAKSGHYNGTLFYRVVKNFVVQGGSSDSRNAIAGQAIGYGKGVTIDAEIKPHHYHKKGALAAPRQPDRVNVFKESDIAQFYFVIGKKYTPEELDKIEKSINNPIKKAIQKKYYTPEKKAILDTLRAQKKVPEFRAIAEKIKSDINFEWENNTDKLYMDDEKRKAYTTIGGVHHLDKEYTVFGELIEGFEVLDKIAALPTDRQDRPFKDVRIISVKIIE, from the coding sequence ATGTATAAACTTTTAACGCTCTCACTTTTATCCCTAACGCTCACCCTACTCCCCTTGACCTCGAAAAGTCAGGAGAAAGAGCCTGTTGTTTTAATCGAAACAAATATGGGAAACTTAAAAGCAAAACTATACAACGATACACCCTTGCACCGGGATAACTTTATCCGGTTGGCAAAATCCGGCCACTATAACGGGACATTATTCTATCGTGTTGTTAAAAATTTCGTGGTACAGGGAGGCTCTTCCGACAGTCGAAATGCTATTGCCGGACAAGCTATCGGCTACGGTAAAGGGGTCACGATTGACGCAGAGATCAAACCACACCATTATCACAAAAAAGGAGCCCTAGCCGCTCCCCGCCAACCGGACCGGGTAAATGTTTTCAAAGAATCGGATATCGCCCAATTCTATTTCGTGATCGGTAAAAAATACACGCCGGAAGAACTGGACAAAATCGAGAAATCAATAAACAACCCGATTAAAAAAGCCATCCAGAAGAAATATTATACCCCCGAAAAAAAAGCCATTCTTGACACTTTGAGGGCGCAAAAGAAAGTACCTGAGTTCCGGGCTATCGCGGAAAAGATCAAATCGGACATCAATTTCGAATGGGAAAACAACACGGACAAGCTCTACATGGATGATGAAAAAAGAAAGGCATACACCACGATAGGCGGGGTCCACCATTTGGATAAAGAGTACACGGTTTTCGGAGAACTGATCGAAGGTTTCGAGGTTCTGGATAAAATTGCCGCTCTTCCCACGGACAGGCAGGACCGCCCGTTCAAAGACGTCAGAATAATCAGTGTAAAAATAATAGAATAA
- a CDS encoding type II toxin-antitoxin system HicB family antitoxin, which yields MGKIIAIIEKSEDGGYGIHTPSVNGLFGYGLTEDEAKESLQEALDSQLEYFDETGKEIPEPLTGEITFEYKYDLSAFFKSFPFINVSAFAKEVGINPSLMRKYKERLAFAGDKQKVIIQNRFNDIIKKLSTVQF from the coding sequence ATGGGAAAAATTATCGCTATTATCGAGAAATCAGAAGACGGGGGCTACGGGATACACACCCCTAGCGTGAATGGATTGTTTGGTTATGGCCTAACAGAAGATGAAGCGAAAGAGAGTCTTCAAGAGGCATTGGATAGCCAACTTGAATATTTCGATGAAACCGGCAAAGAAATCCCGGAACCTTTAACGGGAGAGATCACGTTTGAATACAAATATGATCTATCGGCTTTTTTCAAAAGTTTCCCGTTTATCAACGTCTCGGCCTTTGCCAAGGAAGTTGGGATTAACCCCTCTCTCATGCGCAAGTATAAAGAGAGATTAGCCTTCGCTGGAGACAAACAAAAGGTTATTATACAAAATAGATTTAATGATATAATAAAGAAACTGAGTACCGTACAGTTTTAA
- a CDS encoding phosphotransferase produces the protein MNYFKYCFLRLAGIDTDENKLENDFDRLVGRILRTNMNYFMFRDFQPRNIIIQDGEVYFINYQKGCRGPLQYDVASLLYDIMVQIPNEQKEELLEYYIEELGHYAPGEVTGFRELYYPIVLVRLLQMMGTLGLRGLHGLEHRFSTPIIPGLQEILYLFKNGKLGEDYPELQRVINMAFYTYFEPLPF, from the coding sequence TTGAATTACTTTAAATATTGTTTCCTGCGATTAGCAGGAATTGACACGGACGAGAATAAGTTAGAGAACGATTTCGATCGGTTAGTAGGTAGAATATTGCGCACAAACATGAATTATTTTATGTTCCGAGATTTTCAACCAAGGAATATTATAATTCAGGATGGAGAGGTATATTTCATCAATTACCAGAAAGGCTGTCGGGGACCGTTACAATACGATGTAGCCTCGTTACTGTATGATATAATGGTACAAATTCCGAATGAACAAAAAGAAGAGTTGCTTGAATATTATATCGAAGAACTTGGTCACTATGCCCCGGGGGAAGTTACCGGATTCCGGGAATTGTACTATCCCATCGTATTAGTGCGTTTATTGCAAATGATGGGAACTTTGGGATTACGAGGTTTGCATGGATTAGAGCATCGTTTCTCTACACCAATTATCCCGGGATTACAGGAGATTCTATATCTTTTCAAAAATGGAAAATTGGGAGAAGATTATCCTGAGCTTCAACGTGTAATAAATATGGCTTTTTACACATACTTTGAACCTTTACCTTTTTGA
- a CDS encoding type II toxin-antitoxin system HicA family toxin has product MKFSEFYKLIEAAGWTLSKGKKHYKYVHPDYEYSIPVGRHPSKEIPKGTLNEMMKQAGIKKK; this is encoded by the coding sequence ATGAAGTTTTCGGAGTTTTACAAGCTGATCGAAGCCGCAGGGTGGACACTCAGCAAAGGGAAAAAACATTACAAGTATGTTCATCCCGACTACGAGTACTCTATTCCAGTTGGACGCCATCCATCGAAAGAAATTCCCAAGGGAACTTTAAACGAGATGATGAAACAAGCTGGAATCAAGAAGAAGTAG
- a CDS encoding tyrosine-type recombinase/integrase produces MERIKMIILPQLNDCAGDITKNWFVYYSVRDPRTNRMERFKTYKGINKFKNPERRYAKSEEIIGEISKKLKEGWTPFKDDSKIIYADQLRYKNIVEIYGEMRASNTSFRFYSNKYLETLTKASDGTLGTYRSKLRIFSEWIEANYGEVDISAVTNSVVLKFFSEHLIGKKKLADKTIRCFKQNISNVFDYVVEVGRVMKNPVYNIPQGYDKDEAPRPVAEFDIQKFRDLISRRDPQLWMAIEFETYCFLRPGKELRLLKIRDIDFARGLINVDRFRSKTNRDRFATIPDHFLIKIREVYNLHKCNRDFYVFGKGYKPGPECLGKNNLKNRFNSFREILNMPSEYKLYSWKHTGNSLALDNNISMYALRDQNGHSSVQVTEIYTKNKVGTISREIRDKFPDLDNL; encoded by the coding sequence ATGGAACGGATAAAAATGATAATTTTACCACAACTTAATGATTGTGCGGGGGATATAACTAAAAATTGGTTCGTGTATTATTCTGTTAGAGATCCACGAACTAATAGGATGGAACGCTTTAAAACTTATAAAGGCATAAATAAGTTTAAAAATCCTGAGCGAAGATACGCTAAAAGCGAGGAAATAATCGGAGAGATTTCTAAAAAATTGAAGGAAGGTTGGACGCCTTTTAAAGATGATTCCAAGATTATTTATGCAGATCAACTGCGATATAAAAATATTGTTGAAATCTACGGGGAGATGCGGGCTTCAAACACGAGCTTCAGGTTTTATTCTAACAAGTATCTTGAAACGCTAACGAAAGCTAGTGATGGGACTTTAGGGACATATCGATCGAAGTTGCGTATATTCTCGGAGTGGATAGAGGCTAATTACGGTGAAGTTGATATTTCAGCGGTGACGAATAGCGTTGTGTTGAAATTTTTTTCGGAACATCTTATTGGTAAGAAGAAATTGGCAGATAAAACGATTCGTTGTTTTAAACAAAATATTAGTAACGTGTTCGATTACGTGGTGGAGGTGGGGAGAGTCATGAAAAACCCTGTTTATAATATTCCCCAAGGCTATGATAAAGATGAAGCTCCACGCCCGGTTGCGGAGTTTGATATCCAAAAATTTAGAGATTTGATCAGCCGAAGGGATCCGCAGTTGTGGATGGCGATAGAGTTCGAGACGTATTGTTTCCTTCGACCAGGTAAAGAATTGCGTTTGTTGAAGATCCGGGATATTGATTTCGCCCGTGGTTTGATCAACGTGGACCGCTTCCGTTCAAAAACTAACCGGGACAGATTTGCGACAATTCCCGATCATTTCCTGATCAAGATCCGGGAGGTCTATAACTTGCACAAGTGTAACCGGGATTTTTACGTTTTTGGTAAGGGGTACAAGCCGGGGCCCGAGTGTTTGGGAAAGAATAACCTGAAGAATCGTTTTAACTCGTTCCGGGAAATCTTGAACATGCCCAGCGAGTACAAGTTGTACTCCTGGAAACATACCGGGAACTCGTTGGCGTTAGATAATAATATAAGTATGTACGCGCTGCGGGACCAGAACGGTCATAGTTCGGTTCAAGTCACGGAGATATACACGAAAAACAAGGTGGGAACAATTTCCCGGGAAATCAGGGATAAGTTTCCGGATCTTGATAACTTGTAA
- a CDS encoding penicillin-binding protein activator LpoB — protein sequence MRRIFIGTLVVLTIALINGCANRKITRVDPNETIDLSGRWNDSDSRLVSEEMIGDLLTSAWIPRYLKANDKRPVVVVGLVENKSHEHINSETFIKDVEKAIIRDGNIRLVVAGEKRNELRKERAEQQDYASPETTKKWGKELGADFILQGTINSIVDSYKKQKVVTYQIDLQLTNIETNEVVWMGDKKIKKQISDRVL from the coding sequence ATGAGAAGAATATTTATCGGAACACTTGTTGTGTTAACCATTGCTTTAATTAACGGATGTGCTAACCGGAAAATCACACGGGTAGACCCGAATGAAACCATCGACCTTAGCGGACGTTGGAATGATAGTGACTCACGGCTTGTTTCCGAAGAAATGATCGGAGACCTGCTTACTTCAGCCTGGATTCCAAGATACTTGAAAGCAAACGACAAACGCCCCGTGGTGGTTGTCGGCCTCGTGGAGAACAAAAGTCATGAGCATATCAACTCGGAAACCTTTATTAAGGACGTAGAAAAAGCAATTATCCGGGATGGTAACATCCGTTTGGTTGTTGCCGGAGAGAAGCGGAATGAGCTTCGAAAAGAAAGAGCCGAGCAACAAGATTACGCGTCACCGGAAACCACCAAAAAGTGGGGAAAAGAACTGGGTGCCGATTTCATCTTGCAAGGGACAATCAACAGCATCGTTGACTCGTACAAAAAACAAAAAGTCGTGACTTACCAGATCGACCTGCAACTCACGAACATCGAGACCAACGAGGTTGTCTGGATGGGTGACAAGAAGATCAAAAAACAAATCAGCGACCGGGTTCTTTAA
- the pheS gene encoding phenylalanine--tRNA ligase subunit alpha has product MLDKIKQLSAEIAGFQAKSLEEVEQFRIKHLSKKGTIAALFDDFKTVPADQKKAMGQELNELKNTALAKINELKELLSNAEEDLSGIDLTMPGDPLKLGTRHPLAIVKNEILAIFNKLGFTISEGPEIEDDWHNFSALNFPEEHPARDMQDTFFISKNPDIVLHTHTSSVQVRDMEAHRPPIRLVTPGRVFRNEAISARAHCIFHQIEALYIDENVSFADLKQTLTYFAKELFGPDTQIRLRPSYFPFTEPSAEMDVSCTLCHGKGCNVCKGTGWLEILGCGMVDPNVLELNGIDKEKYTGFALGMGIERITMLKYGIKDIRLFFENDIRFLEQFSAAGK; this is encoded by the coding sequence ATGTTAGACAAGATTAAACAACTCAGTGCTGAAATAGCCGGTTTCCAGGCGAAAAGCCTAGAAGAAGTAGAACAGTTCAGGATCAAGCATTTAAGCAAGAAAGGAACGATCGCTGCTCTCTTTGATGATTTTAAAACCGTTCCCGCGGATCAGAAAAAAGCCATGGGACAGGAATTAAATGAATTGAAGAACACGGCTCTGGCAAAAATCAACGAGTTGAAAGAGTTACTTTCTAATGCGGAAGAAGATTTAAGCGGTATTGACTTGACGATGCCGGGAGATCCTTTAAAACTAGGAACCCGTCACCCGTTAGCTATCGTGAAAAACGAGATTCTGGCCATCTTCAATAAACTTGGATTCACTATTTCCGAGGGACCGGAAATCGAGGACGACTGGCATAACTTCTCCGCATTGAACTTCCCGGAAGAACACCCGGCACGTGATATGCAGGATACGTTCTTTATCAGTAAGAACCCGGACATCGTGCTACACACGCATACCTCATCCGTGCAAGTACGAGACATGGAGGCTCATCGTCCCCCTATTCGGCTAGTTACTCCCGGAAGAGTGTTCCGTAACGAGGCTATCTCGGCCCGGGCACATTGTATCTTCCACCAAATCGAAGCTCTTTACATCGACGAGAACGTCTCCTTCGCCGACTTAAAGCAAACCTTGACCTATTTCGCGAAAGAACTATTCGGACCGGACACGCAAATTCGTCTTCGTCCGTCATACTTCCCCTTCACGGAACCATCGGCAGAAATGGACGTATCGTGTACACTATGTCACGGAAAAGGTTGCAATGTTTGTAAAGGAACCGGATGGTTGGAAATCCTCGGGTGTGGAATGGTTGACCCCAATGTTTTGGAATTAAATGGTATAGACAAGGAAAAATATACTGGGTTCGCACTCGGTATGGGTATCGAGCGTATCACCATGCTAAAATACGGCATTAAGGATATACGCCTCTTTTTCGAAAACGACATCCGTTTCCTTGAACAGTTTTCGGCCGCAGGCAAATAA